The genomic stretch CTTTAGAATTCGGAGACCAAGATCTTTCTAGAGATGTAGGCTCCGGTTTCATCATTGCAGGAAATAAGATACTCACGAATGCGCACGTGATCTCTGAATCCAAATATCTGAAAGTAAAACATTTCAATAGCAGCAAATACTATAATGCGAAAGTGGAATTTCTGGGTTTCGATTGTGACCTAGCTTTGATATCGGTAGAAGATGATGAGTTTTTTGCAGGAGTAGAGCCCCTGGAGATAGCGGATGATTCTCCTTCTCTCGGAAGTAACCTGCTTATGTTAGGTTATCCGGAAGGAGGAGAAAATCTCACTCTCGAAAACGGTCTTGTCAATAGAATAGAACGTCTCAGGTATTCTTTCACCGGATTAGATTATCGTAAAGTGATCCGAGTGGGTGCGAACATCCTTCCAGGTTATTCTGGCGGGCCTGCTTTGCAAAACGGCAAGGTGGCCGGGATTATTTTCGAGGTGAGCCAAGTACAAGGAAGTACCGCTTATCTGATCCCTCCCGAGGTAGTGCAACATTTCCTAAAAGATATCCAAGATGGAAAGTACGACGGTTTTCCTTTCGTAGGATTCACCTTTCAAAACGGAACATCAGAAGCGATCAAACAGTACCTCAAGATCCCTGACGGTTTGCAAGGAATTCTAGTGAATAAGGTTTATCCGAATTCTTCTTTCTCCGACGTCTTGCAAACAGATGACTTTCTCTACAAGATTGATGATGCGTACTTGAATAACGAAGGTGGGCTTCTGGAATTTACGGGAAGAACCGTAGTGGATCTGATTGAGCCCGGATTCGTCGGCCAAAAACTGACTCTATATTTCTATAGAAACGGAAAGAATTTTAAAACCCAGGCAGAACTCAAACGCACAGACTCTCTCGAGCTCTATCGGGATAGACAGGTACGGAATTTCTTGGGGGCCGGCCTACTCTTTCAACCGGTAAATCGAGCCTTATTCGGCAAGGAAAGCCAAAGAGTAGAGACCTCTCTTAGATATCATTATAGTTATTTTATTCAGGATGATCTCTTCAAGTTCACAGAAAGAGATTTAATTCTGACTACGATCTTTCCGGATCCACTCAATTCAAAATACATGAATTATCGTTTTAAAATATTAGAATCCATTAATGGAAAGACTCCCCAAAATATTGAGGAGTTCAAGGACTTCTGGAAAAGATATTCAGGCGGCACTATCGTTTTGAAGTTTAGAGGAGTAGGCCTCCCTTTAATTTTGGATACCAAGACGATCCGGACCATAGATGCGAGAGTACGAAAACGTTTCGACGTTAAGTCAGACGAATACCAGGAGGCATCCAAATGAATCGACTCCTTCTTCTCATTTTATTCCCTTTCCTTCTTCTTTCCGGCCTTGAAGCAAAAGGAGAGCCTGAGTTTGGCGTTCTTGTCCATTTCAGAAAGTATTCTCATCACAATCCTTTTCAAAAAGGAGTTCCTTTTCAAAGAAAGGTTCCGGCGATCCGAGTGGACGATAGAACTGCGATCGCACTCTTAAAACCGGGTGAAGTTCCTCTCTTTGCCGAGATTCATCCTGATGATTCTGCAGGAAGAAAGGCCTATTTCCAAAAAGTGGATTTGGATACAGGACTAGGGATCCTTCTTCTTCCAGAAGATACAAGTAGGACAAAAAGGATCTTTCCTTTGGCATTCTTAGAGGAGAAGCCTCGCTCTAATTCTGCATGCTCTTCTTTTTTTCCGAATTTAGAATGGGCTAGTTTAGAATCTTCTAAATCGATTCTTCCTCTTTCTAAGCTTGCAAGAAAAGAAAATAACGATGGAGCGAGAAGCTTTCTGTATGCAGGCAAGAAAGTTTGCGGTTTCACAGACGGTTCTTGGAACGGAGACTCTGATCTTCTCAAAAGATTTTCTCTAAGTAGATTCTCTTCGTATTCCCCCTTCCCGCATCCTGGCTTTTCTGCAGAGGCTTCTCTCACTCCTGCAGAAGAAGATTATTATTTTCCGAAAGGAAGTATCGGTGCCGTGGTTTCCGAAGTTTTACCGGGCATAGGACCCATGCACAATCTGTTTCCGGGAGATTCCATTATTTCAGTGAACGGGACTCCTGTGGCATCCAAACACAAACAGGTTTTGTATGATCTACTTCTGACTAGAAACGGAAATTATATAAACTCAGGAGATCATGTTGAACTAACTCTCTACAGAGACGGAGCAAGAAGAAATATCCGTTATCCTCTCAGACCTTATAACGAAGATTCTTTTCTGATCCCGGATAGCTCCGATAAAATGGCTCCCAAATATCTGATCTCGGGAGGTCTATTGTTCACTGAACTTACTCGTGCGTATTTGAAAGAATACGGTGAAAAATATAAATCCTCTAGCGATCGCAAGCTTGTATATTTAACAGAAAGTTTTTCTCGTAAAATGCATCCGGAAAAGAATCGGATCGTTCTACTTTCCAGGACCTTCCCCGATGAAAAAAACAAAGCATACCAAGAATTCCAAGATCTGATCTTAGAATCAGTGAATGATAAGACTGTGGACTCCGTGGAAGGCTTAAAAGCTGCCATTTTAGAGAATAAGGAGAATTTTTTAGTCTTCCGATTCTCAGGAAATAAATTGGCAGTCTTTGACAAATCGGAACTCAAGACTCTGGACGAGAAGATTAAGTCCTCTTATTCTCTGGATTCGTTAGACAATATTCGCTGACAAAATCCTTGACTGGATTTCCTTTTGAGGTTTTCCTTATGTTTCCATTAAATGTTTCTGAACTGCTTCGCAAGGCGAAAGTTCTGAATTAGGAATTTGTTATGAAAATCCTATTCGTCGATGACGAAGAAGTCATACGCGATCTATTCCAGGAAATTTTCGGAAGCGAGTACCAATTAGTTCTCGCAGGAACTGCCGAACAAGGTTTAAGTCTGGCAGAATCCGAAACATTCGACCTGATCATCACCGATATCCGCCTTCCCAGGATGAACGGTATAGAATTCATCACTAAATTGAGAGAGAAAGGAGTAGAAACTCCTTTTATAGTCATTACAGGAAATCAGGATATCCAGATCTCCATCAACGCATTACGCCTGGGTGCGATCGATTTCTTCTTGAAGCCGTTCAGAATGGAGGCGATCCGTTACTCTCTCTTACGCTTTAAGAATTTATTTTATTCCGGCAAGGACCTGGTGGATAAGAGATTCTTCCAGGTCAAAGAATCGAAGCAGAAATTCGCTCTTCTTCCTAGGCTCGGTAATTTAAATCAATATGTTCATTTGATCCTAAAATCCTTAGCTCATCTTCCAAGCTTGCATAACGAGGATCTTCTTTCCTTGAAAGTTGCCCTGTACGAATTGATCGGAAATGCGATCGAACACGGTTGTGCGAGAATTACCTATCATCAAAAGCAAGAGCTAATGTTCCAAGAAAATGATTACTTCTCTTATGTGGATAAGATCTGCGAACAAAAAGAAGAATGGATCAAGGTAGAAGTGGATTATGATGATACAATGGTCACTGTGGTCTTAGAAGACGGGGGAGAAGGTTTCGATCCTTCGAGAGTTCCAGATCCTGTTCAGGATCCGAATGCGAGTCAACTTTCAGGAAGAGGAATTTTCCTCGTGAGAATGAATGTAGACTCTCTTTCTTATAACGAAAAGGGAAACCAAGTCAGCTTCACTAAAAAATTGCAGGCACTAAAAGAACAGCCGGCCTAAAATCGAATCCCTGCGGAAGCATACCATCTGAAATATTCTCTCGTAGGGATCGGCCTTCGAATCTCATCCAAGATTACCGACTCGTCCATTCCGGGACGGACCCAAGCATACGCTGCTCCTGCGACCAGATACCCCGACTCGGATTTCCAACCGCTTGCGGCAATAATCTCTAGTCCTCTTCCTATATAAGAAATTCCTAAACCAGTTCCGAGTGTGGTGGACCAACCCTTTCCCCATTCTTTAGAGACTCCGGTTTGGTAGTATTGCAGGCCTGAGTTCTCATAGATCGGCTTTCTAGGAGAATCCACTCCCGAGAATACTGCATCTTGCTTCGCATTCCAATCTCTTAATAGAAGAATAGAAAAAGGCGCAAGGTATCCTCTCGGATCTCCTTTTATTCCCGCATATCCGTTCGAGTTTTGGTCCGTATGAAATGTAGGGTCCTTGGTGGCGTATAACGCTCTTAAGAAAATAGAGTAACTTTCTTCCTTCCAAGTTGCTCCCAAAGTAGCAAGCCAAGCGTTCGTATTCTGTCTTGAATTTTGGGAATTAAACGGACCGTTTCCGTTCTCTCTTCTTCCTTCTACTTGGATGGCCGAGCCTTCTAATTTCGTTTTCAAAAATGTCTCTGATTCCCATTCCAATCCGGAATATCTAAAAAATCCGTAGGGACGAAACGGCTCTTCTCTCCTAAACAAGTCCGCTCTCTGTGCCTCTTGCCTCGGCTCCGAATATTGATAATGAAAGGCTCTCAAATGACTGAGGATTTTTTTAGGTTCCCAGACGATATCTCCACCTTGGATCCTTAAAGGAGCTTCCGTTCTGTCTCGATTGGAATAAGCGATAGAAGATTGGAACTCCGCTCCGATGAATGCGCCTCTTATATTCCAAGGCATGTATTCCCAACCTATCTCTCCGTAATTAGCAAGGTTAGCGAATAGAAATCCGTTCTTGTCCAAACGCTGGAATCCCCTTCCCCCTTCTGCACGAAAACGAAACTCTGAAATAGTAATTCGAGAAGAAACCAATGCTTCTCCGTCACTCAACCGATACGTATTCAGTCGAGTATCGTCCTTCTCCGCGTAGGTAACGATAGGCGACACCAGAACTAATGTTTCCGTACGATCTGTTTTTCCCTGCCAACCGAACTCCGGACTGAACGTCGCTCTTCCATACCATTTTCTGGCTGCGTCTTCCTTCACTCCACCTTTCTGGGAATAGCTCCTTCCCCAAACATAGAGAGATGTATAGAATCCGGATTGAGAGGAAAAACTCTTGGAGTCGGCCGTGGTATTTGCGGCTCTTCCGTTCGACTTAACGTTAATGATCCCGTCGCCCAATAAGGAGGAGTCATCCATCCTGTATTTAGGATAGGAATCTGCGCTTAATTCAGAAACAGTTCCGAGAATACATAAGAATATTATGAATTTTAAATTTAGATCAGGCTTCACTTTTGAGAAGGTCTATAGTACGCCAAGAAATACCCACTCAGCAAGAGCCAAGAAGGGATTTGCCCTAAGAAGAATGCACCTGCGGCACCCATAGTCCCATATTCAGGAATCAGCAAATTATCCAATACCAATCCGAATACTAATCTCACCAATGCAAGCATGGCAAGAAGTCTGGGCTGTCCCAGGGCAAAAAGAGCCATGCCCAAAGGAGAGAAGATCAACTGAAATAGATAATTCGGATAGAGCAATTGAAAGACAGGAACAGATTCAGGGTACTTTCCGGAAAAGAGCGCGGAGAAAAACCAATCTCCCAAGAAAACCCAAGGCGCAAGAGCAAGTGCGAAACCGCAGGCCATTAGCATAGACTTGGCCAAGTATCCGGTGAATTCCTTATTTTCAGTAAGCCTAGATAATTTCGGATAAATGATCGAATTCAATACGGAGAATAAGATCACAAACCCGCTGAATGGTTGCAAGGCAACTCCGTAAGCGGCAACGGATTCGTTGGAATGATATTTATTCAAAAAGAATAATTCCATTCTGTCGGATACGATTGCAAACAAGGAGGCAAGAAACGCATACCGATTGAAAGAGGCTAAGTCCTTGGTTTGCTGTTGGATCTCAGCTCGATCCCCGGACCAATTCAATTTTTCGCGAGGGAATAAGAAAAAGAACAGTACGATCGTGAATGCAGGTGCAATCGAAAAGACCGCCAAGATATCCAAGTGATTCAGAGCACGAGCGCTAAACTGATCCGCAAAGTATAGGATCAAAAGCCGAATCAAGTTCGGAAGAGGATACCAAATGGAAAGAGATTGGTATTGTCCGAAGGAAACAAAGATACTTTCAAAGTAAGAATTGAAAGAAAGAACAAAGCTCCCGAATACTAAAAGAAAGGCGGCTAACGCATTCTCTCTCAAGAAAAATGCAGCAACCACTGTTACCACGATCAAAACGAATAGTGCCATCCATTTGATCCAAAGAGAAGAAGCGAGTAGTACTCCTATTCGTCTTTTGTCCTCCGTCATCGGAGAGAGATAACGGACCATCGCAGCAGGAAGTCCGAACTCGGCGATCGCTAATAATACGGGAAGAAAGCCTGAATAATATTGGAAGAATCCGTTCTCATTCTTGCTCAGAATGCGAACGGAATACACCATGAAAACGAAGTTCAGTAGAGAGGCTACTACCTTGGATGAGCCTACCGAAAAGAAGCTGCGGATGAATCCGGACGCCCTTAGTCTTTTGAAGGTTTCCGTAAAGGATTGTAAGGGAGTAGAGAGCCGGACCATTCTTCAAATCAAATAGGTTCCTCCGCGAATTCTCTTTAAGAGAAAGGGAGAGAGGTAGCCGATATAGTAGCATACGATCCCGTACCTCAGGTATCTGGCAACCGGATTTTCCGGTAGAAGTACGGAGAGAAGTTTTCCGATCGCTACGTAAAAGACGATGATTCCCAGGATCACTACCCCGATCCGAACCAGAAATTCTAAGACTCCGGTCACATTCTTCCAGTCCACACCTGACTTTTTATTTTGCAGAATTGCGATCCCAAAGCCTGCAAGAGAACCGGCGGCTGCGATCACCTGCTCCCAAGATTTATTTGTGGATTCCGGCAAGTTTACATCTTGCAGAAGCACTGTTGGAAAAGTCAGTGCAATGAGAAGAAGGAGATATGACTTGAGTCTACTCGAGCTTGGACCTTCTCCTTGATAAGAAGCTTCTAATAAGGATGAATCTCTTTGGAACCAGAACTCAAGTCCGAATAACACAAATAATCCGAGAAGGAATCCCCCAATCACATCTCCTAAGAAATGAAGTCCGGCATACATCCTTGCAATCGGCATGAACAGGATTGCAAATCCAGTGACGCCACGGACCCAACCTATTCTAAGATGAAGGAACAAAGTTCCGTATAGAACCACTGCAGTCTGCACATGTCCGGATGGAAATCCATACGAACTTTCCATGAGACCTAACTCGGCAGGATAAGGCAAACCGATCGGCCTGGGAGAAGTAAGTAGCGCCTTGCAGGTCCCATTCAAGATCCCGGCAAGAAGAAGGCCTAAAGTCATTCTGATCCCAAGCTTTCTATCTATGCAAAGATAAACAATGGAGACCAAGGCCATGAAGAATAGGCTGGATCCCAAATAATGAAATGTTATAGTTAGAGGATCTAAAAGCGGTTTCAAAAAAGAAATATGAAGCGCTTCCAAAGGAGAGTTGGAGAAGAGATACTCTTTCCATAAAACTTGTTCCCAATTCATAAAAACGAAAGTATAAGGATCGGCTTCTCATTGCAAAAAGTATTTAAGGGCAAAGACACCCGAAACCAAAATCTCGGTTGATAGATTCGGATTCTTATTACAAGATAGAAATAAGCACTGAAATTATTGAACGATCGTTTTCTAAAGAACAAAACAAACAAAGTTCAGCTAATGTGAAAATCCGGTAGAACGGATCAAAAGATCCCAAAGTCCTTACCGAATACATTAGGAGTTTTTAATATGGAACCAGAAATCTACATCCCTAAGAACAAATTAAAGTTCGTGACCGCAGCTTCTCTATTCGACGGACACGATGCTTCCATCAATATTATGAGAAGGATACTCCAATCCTCCGGAGCAGAGGTGGTACATTTGGGCCATAACCGCTCCGTTCAGGAAATAGTCGATTGCGCGATCCAAGAGGATGTGCAAGGGATTGCTGTTACAAGCTACCAAGGCGGGCATGTAGAATATTTCAAATACATGATAGACCTTTTGAAAGAGAGAGGATGCGGTCATATCAAGGTATTCGGAGGCGGAGGAGGTACAATTCTTCCGAGTGAGATCCGTGAATTAGAAAACTATGGAGTAGCAAAGATCTATTCTCCGGACGATGGACGCTCCTTGGGTTTGCAAGGAATGATTAACGATCTTCTTCTCAAATCCGATTTCCTTCCTCCCAATAAATTCAATGGGAACTTATTTGCCGAGTTGAAGAAAAGAAATCCGATAGCGATTGCGGAATCCATTACTCTCGTTGAAAACACTCTTTCAGAATCGAATCCTACGAATCCAGAAAAGCTGGACTTCCCTACTTCCAAAAAACAGATCCCTATCTTAGGAATTACAGGAACAGGAGGAGCAGGAAAATCCTCTCTTACTGACGAATTAGTCAGACGCTTTATTCATGACTTCGAAGACAAGACCATCGCGATCATTTCGGTAGATCCTTCTAAGAGAAAGACAGGAGGAGCATTACTCGGAGATAGGATCCGAATGAATTCAATCTCTCATCCAAGAGTATTCATGAGATCCTTTGCTACCAGAGAGGCAAATATCGCTCTCAATCGAAACGTAAAGAAAAGTCTAGAAGTATTAAGAAGTTCCGAGTTTGATTTAGTGATCGTAGAGACTGCAGGAATCGGCCAGAGCGACTCTGAGATTACCGAGGTTTCGGATCTTTCACTTTACGTGATGACACCTGAATTCGGAGCGGCAACTCAATTAGAAAAAATTGATATGATCGACTATGCAGATCTTATCGCGGTCAATAAATGCGACAAGAGAGGAGCTCAGGATGCGATTCGGGATGTGCAAAAGCAATTCCAAAGATCCCGCAAATTATTCGAACAAAGACCGGAAGAAATGCCTGTGTTCGGAACGATTGCTTCCCAATTCAACGATCCGGGAACGAATAATCTATACGTTTCATTGATCCGAGAGCTAAATAAGAAATTCGATCTGGGTTGGAAATCCTCTTTGGAATCGAGTGCTGAATCCAGCCAAAAGATCCATATCATTCCCCCAGACAGACAAAGATACTTATCCGAGATCGCAGAAGAATGTGAGAAGTTCGATACATTTGTCCAGAAGGAATCTAAAAACGCTGAAATCCTCTATCGAATCCATGGCGCCATCGAAGTATTGAAAGAAAGAGGAAAAAATTCTTCCGATCTGGAAGAGGAATATTCCAAACTAGAATCCAAATTGCATCCTGAGACTAGACTAATCTTAAAAAATTGGGATGCGAAGGTTGCTAAATACTCGGGCGAATTCTTTAGCTATACTGTAAGGGACAAAGAGATCAAGGTCCCGAACTTTACAAAATCATTAAGTAATCTGAATATTCCCAAGGTTGCAGTGCCCAAGTTTAGGAACTGGGGAGAGATCGTAAAATGGTCTTATTCCGAGAATTTTCCGGGAGAGTTCCCTTATACGGCTGGAGTATTCCCATTCAAGCGCACCGGAGAGGATCCAACTCGTATGTTTGCGGGAGAAGGTGGACCCGAAAGAACAAACGCTAGATTCCATTATGTAAGCAAAGGAATGCCCGCACAACGTTTGAGTACTGCCTTCGACTCTGTCACCTTGTACGGAGAAGATCCAGGACTTCGCCCCGACATCTACGGTAAGATCGGGAACTCAGGAGTGAGTATTGCGACTCTCGATGATGCTAAGAAATTATACTCCGGTTTCGATCTTTGCAATCCTTCCACATCCGTCTCTATGACGATCAACGGACCGGCTCCCATGCTACTCTCCTTCTTCTTGAATGCTGCTGTAGACCAAACCTGTGAGAAGTATTTGCACGCAGAAGGAAAAGCAGAAGAAGCCAAGAAAAAGATCAAAGAGATCTACGCTCAAAAAGGAGCACCAGTACCAATTTATAAAGGAAGTATTCCTGACGGTAACGACGGATTGGGACTTTTGCTCTTGGGAGTGACCGGAGATCAGATCCTTCCCAAAGATACATACGAAAAAATTAAATTAGAAACTCTTACTGCTGTGAGAGGAACTGTGCAGGCAGACATTCTGAAAGAAGACCAAGCCCAGAATACTTGTATCTTCTCCACAGAATTTGCTCTCAAACTCATGGGAGACATCCAGGAATATTTTATCTGGAATAAGGTCCGTAACTTCTACTCTGTTTCCATCTCAGGCTATCATATCGCGGAAGCGGGAGCAAATCCGATCACTCAGGTTGCATTCACTCTTGCGAACGGATTTACGTTTGTGGAATATTATCTTTCCAGAGGAATGAAGATAGACGACTTCGCTCCGAATCTCTCCTTCTTCTTCTCGAATGGGATCGATCCTGAATATGCTGTGATCGGCAGAGTCGCGAGAAGGATCTGGGCAAAGAGTATGAAGTACAAGTATGCGGCTGGAGAGCGTTCTCAAATGCTGAAGTATCATATCCAAACTTCAGGACGCTCATTACATGCTCAGGAGATCGCCTTCAACGATATCCGAACTACACTTCAAGCATTATACGCTATTTATGACAATTGTAACAGCCTTCATACCAATGCGTATGACGAGGCGATCACTACTCCTACGGAAGAATCCGTAAGAAGGGCAATGGCGATCCAGCTCATCATCAACCGAGAGCTGGGCTTGGCAAAAAATGAAAATCCTATCCAAGGTTCCTTCATCATAGAGGAGCTTTCCGATCTAGTAGAAGATGCAATTCTTACCGAGTTCAAGCGAATCTCCGAAAGAGGAGGAGTCTTGGGCGCTATGGAGAGAATGTATCAAAGAAATAAGATACAAGAAGAGTCCCTGGAATACGAACATAAGAAACATACGGGAGATATTCCTGTCATTGGGGTGAATACCTTCCTCGGGAAAGACGGCTCTCCAACTATTCTTCCTGACGAAGTCATTCGTTCTACGGAAGAAGAGAAGAAGGCTCAGATCGGCGAATTGGAGGCCTTCCATTTTAGGAATAAGGCAAACTCTCAGGATGCTCTCAAGAAATTGCAAGAGTCCTGCCTCTC from Leptospira semungkisensis encodes the following:
- a CDS encoding S1C family serine protease — protein: MSKLKLLRLSFLISILILGSSSLFSQNTPTPDLKNLLGSVVIVRSDIYPDPTDPLEFGDQDLSRDVGSGFIIAGNKILTNAHVISESKYLKVKHFNSSKYYNAKVEFLGFDCDLALISVEDDEFFAGVEPLEIADDSPSLGSNLLMLGYPEGGENLTLENGLVNRIERLRYSFTGLDYRKVIRVGANILPGYSGGPALQNGKVAGIIFEVSQVQGSTAYLIPPEVVQHFLKDIQDGKYDGFPFVGFTFQNGTSEAIKQYLKIPDGLQGILVNKVYPNSSFSDVLQTDDFLYKIDDAYLNNEGGLLEFTGRTVVDLIEPGFVGQKLTLYFYRNGKNFKTQAELKRTDSLELYRDRQVRNFLGAGLLFQPVNRALFGKESQRVETSLRYHYSYFIQDDLFKFTERDLILTTIFPDPLNSKYMNYRFKILESINGKTPQNIEEFKDFWKRYSGGTIVLKFRGVGLPLILDTKTIRTIDARVRKRFDVKSDEYQEASK
- a CDS encoding PDZ domain-containing protein, whose product is MNRLLLLILFPFLLLSGLEAKGEPEFGVLVHFRKYSHHNPFQKGVPFQRKVPAIRVDDRTAIALLKPGEVPLFAEIHPDDSAGRKAYFQKVDLDTGLGILLLPEDTSRTKRIFPLAFLEEKPRSNSACSSFFPNLEWASLESSKSILPLSKLARKENNDGARSFLYAGKKVCGFTDGSWNGDSDLLKRFSLSRFSSYSPFPHPGFSAEASLTPAEEDYYFPKGSIGAVVSEVLPGIGPMHNLFPGDSIISVNGTPVASKHKQVLYDLLLTRNGNYINSGDHVELTLYRDGARRNIRYPLRPYNEDSFLIPDSSDKMAPKYLISGGLLFTELTRAYLKEYGEKYKSSSDRKLVYLTESFSRKMHPEKNRIVLLSRTFPDEKNKAYQEFQDLILESVNDKTVDSVEGLKAAILENKENFLVFRFSGNKLAVFDKSELKTLDEKIKSSYSLDSLDNIR
- a CDS encoding ATP-binding response regulator gives rise to the protein MKILFVDDEEVIRDLFQEIFGSEYQLVLAGTAEQGLSLAESETFDLIITDIRLPRMNGIEFITKLREKGVETPFIVITGNQDIQISINALRLGAIDFFLKPFRMEAIRYSLLRFKNLFYSGKDLVDKRFFQVKESKQKFALLPRLGNLNQYVHLILKSLAHLPSLHNEDLLSLKVALYELIGNAIEHGCARITYHQKQELMFQENDYFSYVDKICEQKEEWIKVEVDYDDTMVTVVLEDGGEGFDPSRVPDPVQDPNASQLSGRGIFLVRMNVDSLSYNEKGNQVSFTKKLQALKEQPA
- a CDS encoding oligosaccharide flippase family protein is translated as MVRLSTPLQSFTETFKRLRASGFIRSFFSVGSSKVVASLLNFVFMVYSVRILSKNENGFFQYYSGFLPVLLAIAEFGLPAAMVRYLSPMTEDKRRIGVLLASSLWIKWMALFVLIVVTVVAAFFLRENALAAFLLVFGSFVLSFNSYFESIFVSFGQYQSLSIWYPLPNLIRLLILYFADQFSARALNHLDILAVFSIAPAFTIVLFFFLFPREKLNWSGDRAEIQQQTKDLASFNRYAFLASLFAIVSDRMELFFLNKYHSNESVAAYGVALQPFSGFVILFSVLNSIIYPKLSRLTENKEFTGYLAKSMLMACGFALALAPWVFLGDWFFSALFSGKYPESVPVFQLLYPNYLFQLIFSPLGMALFALGQPRLLAMLALVRLVFGLVLDNLLIPEYGTMGAAGAFFLGQIPSWLLLSGYFLAYYRPSQK
- a CDS encoding phosphatase PAP2 family protein, with translation MNWEQVLWKEYLFSNSPLEALHISFLKPLLDPLTITFHYLGSSLFFMALVSIVYLCIDRKLGIRMTLGLLLAGILNGTCKALLTSPRPIGLPYPAELGLMESSYGFPSGHVQTAVVLYGTLFLHLRIGWVRGVTGFAILFMPIARMYAGLHFLGDVIGGFLLGLFVLFGLEFWFQRDSSLLEASYQGEGPSSSRLKSYLLLLIALTFPTVLLQDVNLPESTNKSWEQVIAAAGSLAGFGIAILQNKKSGVDWKNVTGVLEFLVRIGVVILGIIVFYVAIGKLLSVLLPENPVARYLRYGIVCYYIGYLSPFLLKRIRGGTYLI
- a CDS encoding methylmalonyl-CoA mutase family protein — protein: MEPEIYIPKNKLKFVTAASLFDGHDASINIMRRILQSSGAEVVHLGHNRSVQEIVDCAIQEDVQGIAVTSYQGGHVEYFKYMIDLLKERGCGHIKVFGGGGGTILPSEIRELENYGVAKIYSPDDGRSLGLQGMINDLLLKSDFLPPNKFNGNLFAELKKRNPIAIAESITLVENTLSESNPTNPEKLDFPTSKKQIPILGITGTGGAGKSSLTDELVRRFIHDFEDKTIAIISVDPSKRKTGGALLGDRIRMNSISHPRVFMRSFATREANIALNRNVKKSLEVLRSSEFDLVIVETAGIGQSDSEITEVSDLSLYVMTPEFGAATQLEKIDMIDYADLIAVNKCDKRGAQDAIRDVQKQFQRSRKLFEQRPEEMPVFGTIASQFNDPGTNNLYVSLIRELNKKFDLGWKSSLESSAESSQKIHIIPPDRQRYLSEIAEECEKFDTFVQKESKNAEILYRIHGAIEVLKERGKNSSDLEEEYSKLESKLHPETRLILKNWDAKVAKYSGEFFSYTVRDKEIKVPNFTKSLSNLNIPKVAVPKFRNWGEIVKWSYSENFPGEFPYTAGVFPFKRTGEDPTRMFAGEGGPERTNARFHYVSKGMPAQRLSTAFDSVTLYGEDPGLRPDIYGKIGNSGVSIATLDDAKKLYSGFDLCNPSTSVSMTINGPAPMLLSFFLNAAVDQTCEKYLHAEGKAEEAKKKIKEIYAQKGAPVPIYKGSIPDGNDGLGLLLLGVTGDQILPKDTYEKIKLETLTAVRGTVQADILKEDQAQNTCIFSTEFALKLMGDIQEYFIWNKVRNFYSVSISGYHIAEAGANPITQVAFTLANGFTFVEYYLSRGMKIDDFAPNLSFFFSNGIDPEYAVIGRVARRIWAKSMKYKYAAGERSQMLKYHIQTSGRSLHAQEIAFNDIRTTLQALYAIYDNCNSLHTNAYDEAITTPTEESVRRAMAIQLIINRELGLAKNENPIQGSFIIEELSDLVEDAILTEFKRISERGGVLGAMERMYQRNKIQEESLEYEHKKHTGDIPVIGVNTFLGKDGSPTILPDEVIRSTEEEKKAQIGELEAFHFRNKANSQDALKKLQESCLSGENGFEALMETGKVCSLGQMTNALYEVGGQYRRSM